One window from the genome of Corynebacterium sp. SCR221107 encodes:
- a CDS encoding anti-sigma factor family protein — protein MQSPKAFHSDDGSHHARFDREYLRAEAVRIKHLTIKRRVTIHEFASVEHLNPEAVAAYVDNELSQAAVHRARVHLVHCEECRQEVHRQRSAAERLRQATSDSVHASSDLVAKLTQIAQSCPAGPTAEELEAKSKSFLAKLDAMTRQKRNKK, from the coding sequence ATGCAAAGCCCCAAGGCCTTCCACTCTGATGATGGGTCTCACCATGCCCGCTTTGATCGCGAATACCTGCGCGCGGAGGCAGTTCGGATCAAGCACCTCACCATCAAGCGCCGCGTCACGATCCATGAGTTTGCCTCTGTCGAGCATCTCAATCCCGAGGCCGTGGCCGCGTATGTGGACAATGAGCTCAGCCAGGCCGCGGTGCACCGCGCCAGGGTGCACCTGGTGCATTGCGAGGAGTGCCGCCAGGAGGTCCATCGCCAACGCTCCGCCGCCGAGCGCCTGCGTCAAGCAACGAGCGATTCGGTGCATGCATCGTCGGATTTGGTGGCCAAGCTGACCCAAATCGCACAATCGTGCCCGGCCGGCCCTACCGCCGAGGAGCTGGAGGCCAAGAGCAAGTCGTTTCTGGCCAAGCTGGATGCGATGACTCGGCAAAAGCGCAACAAGAAATAG
- a CDS encoding Sec-independent protein translocase TatB: MFDSIGWPEILTVVVIGIIIVGPEKLPRVIEDVRAAIYAARKAINNAKAELNGEFGEDLEEFQKPLSQIASIQRMGPRGVITKALFDDDEEFMESFNPKKLIEEDPRPSTRPSPRKQRRQAKQEAARSDSHAAPSAQPTQPARPTFNYAEIYAKKNQQQATPTPQNPQPKPQQGTEGPSSVYGDVI; encoded by the coding sequence GTGTTTGACTCGATAGGTTGGCCAGAGATCCTTACCGTGGTGGTAATCGGCATTATCATCGTTGGCCCGGAGAAGCTTCCTCGCGTGATCGAGGATGTCCGCGCGGCCATCTATGCTGCCCGCAAGGCAATCAATAACGCCAAGGCGGAGCTCAACGGCGAGTTCGGCGAAGACCTCGAGGAGTTTCAGAAGCCCTTGTCGCAGATCGCCTCGATTCAGCGCATGGGGCCGCGCGGTGTGATCACCAAGGCCTTGTTCGATGACGATGAAGAATTCATGGAATCCTTCAACCCGAAGAAGCTCATCGAGGAGGACCCACGACCGTCGACACGGCCTTCGCCTCGCAAGCAACGGCGTCAAGCCAAGCAAGAGGCAGCGCGCTCAGACTCGCACGCAGCGCCTTCGGCACAGCCGACCCAGCCCGCGCGTCCGACGTTTAACTACGCGGAGATCTACGCAAAAAAGAACCAGCAGCAGGCAACACCCACCCCGCAGAATCCGCAGCCGAAACCGCAGCAGGGCACCGAGGGGCCAAGCAGCGTCTACGGTGATGTGATTTAG